The following proteins are encoded in a genomic region of Candidatus Dormiibacterota bacterium:
- a CDS encoding carboxypeptidase regulatory-like domain-containing protein: MMTIRTTAVPALVVTALTLGSAFAGDIVGKVKYAGTAPTPAKIQVTKDQAVCGKAEHIDETLLVGPDKGVKNVVVNISDPKDGKKYTAAAKPTLDQNGCKFVPHVDIVPAGQEVTIVNSDGILHNIHTFPKNNTPFNKAQPKFKKEMPATFAKPDIIQIKCDVHSWMAGWIVVAGHAYYALTDASGTFKIDGVPAGTYTLEYWHEKLGKQSKSVTVPATGSVTADFEYAAK, encoded by the coding sequence ATGATGACGATCCGCACCACGGCAGTTCCCGCTCTGGTCGTGACCGCGCTGACGCTCGGTTCCGCCTTCGCCGGCGACATCGTCGGCAAGGTGAAATACGCCGGCACGGCGCCCACTCCCGCCAAGATCCAGGTCACCAAGGATCAGGCGGTGTGCGGCAAGGCGGAGCACATCGACGAGACTCTTCTCGTCGGCCCCGACAAGGGCGTCAAGAACGTGGTTGTCAACATCTCCGACCCCAAGGACGGCAAGAAGTACACGGCGGCGGCGAAGCCGACTCTCGATCAGAACGGCTGCAAGTTCGTGCCGCACGTGGACATCGTCCCCGCCGGGCAGGAGGTGACCATCGTCAACAGCGACGGCATCCTGCACAACATCCACACCTTCCCCAAGAACAACACGCCGTTCAACAAGGCGCAGCCCAAGTTCAAGAAGGAGATGCCGGCGACCTTCGCGAAGCCGGACATCATCCAGATCAAGTGCGACGTCCACTCCTGGATGGCCGGCTGGATCGTCGTGGCCGGTCACGCCTACTACGCCCTGACCGACGCCTCGGGCACCTTCAAGATCGATGGGGTCCCGGCGGGAACCTACACCCTCGAGTACTGGCACGAGAAGCTCGGGAAGCAGTCGAAGTCGGTGACGGTGCCGGCCACCGGCTCGGTCACGGCCGACTTCGAGTACGCGGCGAAATAG